In a single window of the Pandoraea pulmonicola genome:
- a CDS encoding PQQ-binding-like beta-propeller repeat protein has product MTNNLQRISREPTASAADIIREYGPFPGNERAHGVTFDGQKVWVATGETIIAFDTASGEVRQTVQAPSDAGTAFDGTHLYQVAEGSINKIEPSTGRVVHTIPTPEGGSHSGLTWAEGSLWLGQYRDRRILQLDPQTGRVLRTIESDRFVTGVTWVKDELWHGTWENDESSLRQIDPVTGEVLARVEMPEGIGVSGLEYDGGDLFYCGGGPSGKVRAVRYPKR; this is encoded by the coding sequence ATGACGAACAATCTTCAACGCATTTCTCGCGAGCCCACTGCGAGCGCCGCGGACATCATCCGCGAATATGGTCCATTCCCGGGCAACGAACGCGCCCATGGCGTGACTTTCGATGGTCAGAAAGTCTGGGTCGCGACCGGCGAGACCATCATCGCGTTCGACACCGCCAGCGGCGAAGTTCGCCAGACCGTCCAGGCGCCCAGCGACGCCGGCACGGCTTTCGACGGCACGCATCTGTACCAGGTCGCCGAGGGCAGCATCAACAAGATCGAGCCGTCCACCGGCCGCGTGGTGCATACGATTCCCACACCCGAGGGCGGCAGTCACTCGGGGCTGACCTGGGCCGAGGGCAGTCTGTGGCTCGGCCAGTACCGCGACCGGCGCATTCTGCAACTCGATCCGCAGACGGGCCGCGTGCTGCGCACCATCGAATCCGATCGGTTCGTGACGGGCGTGACCTGGGTGAAGGACGAACTCTGGCACGGCACCTGGGAGAACGACGAGAGCAGCCTGCGGCAGATCGATCCCGTCACTGGCGAAGTCCTGGCTCGCGTGGAAATGCCCGAGGGCATCGGTGTGAGCGGCCTGGAATACGACGGCGGCGATCTCTTCTATTGCGGCGGCGGCCCGAGCGGCAAGGTGCGCGCCGTACGGTATCCGAAGCGCTGA
- the ahpC gene encoding alkyl hydroperoxide reductase subunit C has protein sequence MPIINTQIKPFKATAYHNGDFTTVTDETLKGKWSVVVFYPADFTFVCPTELGDLADHYEEFKKLGVEIYSVSTDTHFTHKAWHDTSDTIQKIQYPMIGDPTLALSRNFDVLIEEEGLALRGTFVINPEGEIKLCEIHDNGIGRDAKELLRKVQAAQYVASHPGEVCPAKWTPGAETLSPSLDLIGKI, from the coding sequence ATGCCGATCATCAACACCCAGATCAAGCCGTTCAAAGCCACCGCCTATCACAACGGCGACTTCACGACCGTGACCGACGAGACCCTGAAGGGCAAGTGGTCGGTGGTCGTGTTCTACCCGGCGGACTTCACGTTCGTGTGTCCGACCGAACTCGGCGATCTGGCCGATCACTACGAAGAATTCAAGAAACTGGGCGTCGAGATCTACAGCGTTTCGACCGACACCCACTTCACGCACAAGGCCTGGCACGACACGTCGGACACGATCCAGAAGATCCAATACCCGATGATCGGCGACCCGACGCTCGCCCTCTCGCGCAACTTCGACGTGCTGATCGAGGAAGAAGGTCTGGCCCTGCGCGGCACGTTCGTGATCAACCCGGAAGGCGAGATCAAGCTGTGCGAGATCCACGACAACGGTATCGGCCGCGACGCGAAGGAACTGCTGCGCAAGGTTCAGGCCGCTCAGTACGTGGCGTCGCACCCGGGCGAAGTGTGCCCCGCCAAGTGGACGCCGGGCGCTGAAACGCTCAGCCCGTCGCTCGACCTGATCGGCAAGATCTAA